In the Acidobacteriota bacterium genome, CCGAATCCATCCCGCGCACAAACCAGGTTTTTTGCAAATACCGCTGGGAAACTTCCGCGCCAACGGATTTGACCAGTGCGACGACTTGTGCCGGTTGCAGTTGCGTTTCGTCGTAATGCACACAGATTTCCGGGCGTTGCCCATCGCGACGCACGTGCGCATCGGTAATGCCGACCTTGGCTTCGACCAATTGCTCCAGCTTTTGAAAGCGCCCGATGTCATCCGTTTCGCCGGGAATGATTGCGTCCAGGTCGAATTGGCAGGCGCTGCCGCCGGATTCGGCAGGCTTCACGCCGACGTAAGCCAGACGACGTTGCCGTTCCTCTTCGTGCTCATGCCCATGATCGTGGTGATCGTGATTGCAACCCGGCCCGTGTTCGTGCTGCTCATGTCCGTGATCGTCATGAACGTGCTGGCAATCCGGACCGTGTTCGTGATGCTCGTGTTTATGATGATCGTGTCCGCAATCGTGATGATGCTCGGAATGATCGTGGTGTTCGTGGTCACAATCATGATGCTCGTGATGTTCATGGCCGTGTTCGTGATGCTCGTGCTCGCAGCCGGGATGATGAACATGCTCTGAAGTCTGTTGGGATGGATCGTGGCTGGCCATTTTGAGTGTTCTCCAAAGCGCTGGACAAGCCGCCAGCTTATCCAACGCCAGATTTCAATGCCGATGACGTTTGCCGCGTTCGGGCGTGATCTGGTTGACCAGAGTCCGCAAAACGGAAGGCGGTTTTTCTTTTTCTTCGTCGTGCTCTTCTTCGGGCAACGGTTGCGTGTAACGCTGCCCGGCGACTTCCAGTGTGAAGCTTTTGCAACCTTCCGGCACGGTGAATTCCAAAACGGCGGGCAACCGCGCCTCGTAAATTTTGACGATGTTGCTTCGGTCGTCGTAAATCGTACCTCCGGCGGCGACGGTCATGGTTTCATCCACCAACACGGCGACCAGTTCAGCCATTTCTTCCATGCGGTCTGCGACGCGATGGCACCACAAATGGCCAACGCCGGGATATTCTTCGTGGCAGATTTCTTCCATCTGCTCTTCATCCACTGCCTCACCAACACCGACCAGCACGAAATTCAATCGAGGCAATCGCCCGGCGGCGATCTCTTTGGCAACCTGCGCGGAATAGGCTTTGACGTCTTCGGGGTCGTGAAGCTGGCTGTCTGTGATGATGACCGCCAAGCCCCGCCGCGCATTATTGGCGCTGACTTCGCGTCGAATGTGGGCGATGTAATCGCGCAGAACGGGCAGCATCACGGTTGCTTTGCCGTAAAACTTCGGGCCGGGAAATTTGTAGGTTTGCGCCTGCGCTCCGGCCAGATCGCCGACGACTTCAATGTCCGATCCGCTGCCCGTCGCCCAATACGCGACGCGCAACACGCCGTCGCGGTCTTTGGACGCCAGATATTCCAGCATCCAGCGCATTTGCGGTTCGACCTGATTGCGCACCGGCCCCAGTTTGGCCAACACGCCGCGCGGGCCGTATTCGTCTTCCATGCTGGCCGAACCGTCCATATACAGCGCGACATCCAACCCTTCGACGGTCGGATCGTGCAACAGCGTCGCGATGACTTTGCCGTCGCGGTTGTGAACGTCGGAAAACGGTTTAACGATAATTTCGTGTCCCATTTACTTAGCCTTTCGGAAAATCAAAGGAATAGACAGGATTTACAAGATTGAACAGGATTGACTTCAGGTCTAAAAATTTCATCCTGATAAATCCTGCAAATCATGTCTAAAAATTCTGCGTCCGATTTAGTGATGGTCTTCATCTACATCATCATCGCCGTGATGGTCGCCCTCTTCCGGCAAAGGCTGCGTGTAGCGTTGACCGTTGACTTCCAGCGTGAAGCTGCGCGCACCTTCCGGAATGGGAAATTCCAGCACGGCGGGCAACCGGCCTTCGTAAATTTTCAGAACATTTCCGCGATCATCATAAATCGTTCCACCTGCGGCAACGG is a window encoding:
- a CDS encoding VWA domain-containing protein, which produces MGHEIIVKPFSDVHNRDGKVIATLLHDPTVEGLDVALYMDGSASMEDEYGPRGVLAKLGPVRNQVEPQMRWMLEYLASKDRDGVLRVAYWATGSGSDIEVVGDLAGAQAQTYKFPGPKFYGKATVMLPVLRDYIAHIRREVSANNARRGLAVIITDSQLHDPEDVKAYSAQVAKEIAAGRLPRLNFVLVGVGEAVDEEQMEEICHEEYPGVGHLWCHRVADRMEEMAELVAVLVDETMTVAAGGTIYDDRSNIVKIYEARLPAVLEFTVPEGCKSFTLEVAGQRYTQPLPEEEHDEEKEKPPSVLRTLVNQITPERGKRHRH